Proteins from a genomic interval of Halictus rubicundus isolate RS-2024b unplaced genomic scaffold, iyHalRubi1_principal scaffold0180, whole genome shotgun sequence:
- the LOC143363951 gene encoding uncharacterized protein LOC143363951 has protein sequence MATKAIHLELVVDYSTPAFLNAYLRFCSRRGLPEAVYSDNGTTFVGGDRELTTAYRSALRNPEFQNKTAGDGTEWHFIPPSAPHFGGLWEAGVKSVKYHLRRVLGDRTLTFEEFSTLLCAIEACLNSRPLSALSDTLDDYEPLTPGHFLVGSVLTVPPQPSFLDLGENRLSRWQLIRHAAQRFWKLWQDDYVNSLQQRGKWRTARPAIALGQLVLIRNPTIPPCKWDLGRVIELHPGDDGHIRVVTVRTATSTFKRPLVKVCPLPVACGPDSNS, from the coding sequence ATGGCCACCAAGGCCATTCATCTGGAGCTGGTTGTGGACTATTCCACCCCGGCTTTCCTCAACGCATACTTGCGATTCTGCTCTCGCCGTGGCCTTCCTGAAGCCGTTTACTCTGATAACGGCACCACGTTCGTCGGTGGGGATCGCGAATTGACAACCGCCTATCGCTCGGCGCTCCGAAACCCTGAGTTCCAGAACAAAACGGCTGGCGACGGCACCGAGTGGCACTTCATCCCCCCTTCCGCGCCACACTTCGGTGGCCTGTGGGAAGCTGGGGTGAAAAGCGTGAAATATCACCTCCGCCGTGTCCTCGGTGACCGCACGCTCACGTTCGAGGAGTTCAGCACACTCCTCTGTGCGATAGAAGCGTGTCTCAACTCGCGACCGCTCTCCGCGCTATCGGACACTCTCGACGACTACGAACCCCTTACTCCGGGGCACTTCCTGGTAGGTTCCGTGCTAACCGTCCCTCCTCAACCTTCATTTCTGGATCTCGGAGAAAATCGCCTCTCACGCTGGCAGCTCATTCGTCACGCTGCTCAACGCTTCTGGAAGCTGTGGCAGGATGACTACGTCAACTCTCTCCAGCAACGCGGGAAGTGGCGTACAGCGCGCCCCGCTATAGCACTAGGGCAGTTAGTCCTAATTCGGAATCCTACCATCCCCCCGTGCAAGTGGGATCTCGGTCGCGTCATCGAGCTGCatcccggcgacgacggccaCATTCGCGTCGTGACTGTACGCACTGCTACGTCCACGTTCAAACGTCCGCTCGTAAAAGTGTGTCCTCTACCCGTTGCGTGCGGTCCCGACTCTAATTCATAA